From Granulicella cerasi, a single genomic window includes:
- a CDS encoding phosphatidate cytidylyltransferase produces MKRILTAIVLIAIVVSLVLLGKLWMITLLAGAIAVLAALEYRTISAAMKSPVPMWWTIGAIALFFLAVFLRPQDTITAVVFSTLVLFAWNALATGVDRVLGETASGVLLLVYIAYPLTLLPQIWSLENGTALLLFLFLCVWCGDIAALYVGKNFGKRKLAPTLSPNKTWEGAIASVVAAVGFGMALIALGNWLSTNGSGYTRLHTSAPWWEYVLLAILLNIAAQFGDLLESALKRGAGVKDSGTLLPGHGGVLDRIDALLLAAPVLWFVWVVKEYFSLGSF; encoded by the coding sequence ATGAAGCGCATCCTCACAGCAATTGTTCTGATCGCCATCGTCGTCTCGCTTGTGCTACTCGGCAAGCTGTGGATGATCACGCTCCTCGCCGGAGCCATCGCCGTGCTCGCTGCGCTGGAGTACCGCACCATCTCTGCCGCCATGAAGAGCCCTGTGCCCATGTGGTGGACCATCGGTGCCATCGCGCTCTTCTTCCTCGCCGTCTTCCTGCGACCGCAGGACACCATCACGGCCGTCGTCTTCTCCACGCTTGTCCTCTTTGCGTGGAACGCTCTCGCCACTGGCGTGGACCGCGTGCTCGGCGAAACCGCCTCGGGCGTGCTGCTACTCGTCTACATCGCCTATCCGCTCACGCTGCTGCCGCAAATCTGGTCGCTCGAAAACGGCACCGCGCTCCTGCTCTTCCTCTTCCTTTGCGTCTGGTGCGGAGACATCGCCGCGCTCTACGTCGGCAAGAACTTCGGCAAGCGCAAGCTCGCGCCCACACTCTCACCGAACAAGACCTGGGAAGGCGCGATCGCCTCGGTCGTCGCCGCAGTGGGCTTCGGCATGGCGCTCATCGCGCTCGGCAACTGGCTTTCGACCAACGGCTCCGGCTACACGCGCCTGCATACCTCGGCACCGTGGTGGGAATACGTTCTGCTCGCCATCCTGCTGAACATCGCCGCACAGTTCGGCGACCTGCTTGAGTCTGCGCTCAAGCGCGGCGCAGGCGTGAAGGACTCCGGCACACTGCTCCCCGGCCACGGTGGCGTCCTCGACCGCATCGACGCGCTGCTACTCGCCGCGCCCGTGCTGTGGTTTGTCTGGGTCGTGAAGGAATACTTCTCACTCGGCAGCTTCTAG
- a CDS encoding PQQ-dependent sugar dehydrogenase, whose translation MRLFPRLLAAVLALTAPVLTGQTTSHTLQIAPAKSITLTLPATLDVHIAARGFHRPRFFAQAPDGRIFVTTMYNLADNTRGAIYILDGYDAATHTFTRVTPYLTGLRNPNNLAFYTDPATKQSWVYIPLTDKLVRYRYKAGDNRPTTAPEVLARYPDYGLNYKYGGWHLTRTVDVATLHGKTRVYVAVGSSCNYCRENEAARAAITSMNPDGSDQRIVAHGMRNAVDLRFVPELDGGALVATNMGDDHLGKQEPDDPFFELDSNQHPGPIVQQPAPHYGWPTCYFAQGKPVHDDTPLPAMANDGDARVAEHPVAKDSVYGKQGANIHAAGTNLAAQQHAAVGQDLGPAPEPLHSCEHVPAAYAWFAPHAAPLGLAYFGDASQTLHDSFLVALHGSGDVTIGAGYSVVSFTPKDRKPHDFITGFLTRPTKANPHFHVNGRPCGLLRLGPDTFLLTDDWNGLVYIVEPKQ comes from the coding sequence ATGCGTCTCTTCCCGCGTCTTCTTGCAGCCGTTCTAGCCCTCACTGCGCCTGTCCTGACAGGGCAAACGACCAGCCACACACTGCAGATCGCGCCCGCGAAGAGCATTACACTCACGCTTCCCGCCACGCTGGACGTCCACATCGCCGCGCGCGGCTTCCACCGTCCTCGCTTCTTCGCGCAGGCGCCCGACGGTCGCATCTTCGTCACGACGATGTACAACCTCGCCGACAACACCCGCGGCGCCATCTACATCCTCGACGGCTACGACGCTGCCACGCACACCTTCACGCGCGTCACGCCCTACCTCACCGGCCTGCGCAACCCCAATAACCTCGCCTTCTACACCGACCCGGCCACGAAGCAATCGTGGGTCTACATCCCGCTCACCGACAAGCTGGTCCGCTACCGCTACAAAGCTGGCGACAACCGCCCCACCACCGCACCCGAAGTCCTCGCGCGCTACCCCGACTACGGCCTGAACTACAAATACGGCGGCTGGCATCTCACCCGCACCGTGGACGTCGCCACGCTCCACGGCAAGACGCGTGTCTACGTCGCCGTCGGCTCGTCCTGCAACTACTGCCGCGAAAACGAAGCCGCGCGCGCCGCCATCACCTCGATGAACCCAGACGGCAGCGACCAGCGCATCGTCGCGCACGGCATGAGGAATGCCGTCGATCTACGTTTCGTCCCGGAACTCGACGGCGGCGCACTCGTTGCCACCAACATGGGCGACGACCACCTCGGCAAGCAGGAGCCCGACGACCCCTTCTTCGAGCTGGACTCCAACCAGCACCCCGGCCCCATCGTCCAGCAACCCGCACCCCACTACGGCTGGCCCACCTGTTACTTCGCACAGGGCAAGCCTGTCCACGACGACACGCCTCTTCCTGCCATGGCCAACGACGGCGATGCCAGAGTCGCAGAGCACCCCGTTGCAAAGGACTCCGTCTACGGCAAGCAGGGCGCGAACATCCACGCCGCCGGGACCAACCTCGCCGCGCAGCAGCACGCCGCCGTGGGGCAGGATCTCGGCCCCGCACCCGAACCGCTTCACTCCTGTGAACACGTCCCTGCCGCCTACGCGTGGTTCGCGCCGCACGCCGCGCCTCTCGGCCTTGCTTACTTCGGCGACGCCAGCCAAACGCTGCACGACAGCTTCCTCGTCGCGCTGCACGGCTCGGGCGATGTCACCATCGGCGCTGGCTACTCGGTCGTCAGCTTTACCCCGAAGGACCGCAAGCCGCACGACTTCATCACAGGCTTCCTCACCCGCCCCACCAAAGCCAATCCACACTTCCACGTGAACGGCCGCCCCTGCGGGCTGCTGCGCCTCGGCCCCGATACGTTCCTGCTTACCGACGACTGGAACGGCCTCGTCTACATCGTCGAGCCGAAACAGTAG
- a CDS encoding GMC family oxidoreductase, with amino-acid sequence MNRLGSLRASMQRFTTAEEVDAVVIGTGAGGAPLLAKLANKGLRVVALEAGPWFESPADEFATDEVDAAKIYWTDERLSAGETPLVFGANNSGTGVGGSTLHWGAFVPRANPDDMRLRSDTGEGVDWPIRYAELEPYYREVEEFIGVSGPESYPWDATRHYPLGPIAINKPGVFMQRGFAALGLRTAAAPIAAVSERYERPEYGAREACVNRGFCHQGCRNGAKASMDVTYLPWAVERGAEIRERCFVHGFERDDAGRITAVLYRDLRSGQAIETRQRCKAVFLCAGGVESARLLLHAEIANGSGEVGKNFTAHVATQVWGTFGERVKMNIGFPATVISEDLLRPKDANFAGGYLVQSLGVVPVTWAQSVARGRGLFGAALQSYLDQYNFVAGIGINGDCLPSAKNYLELSDEVDHSGLKKPRVFFSYGKNELAMEQHATRVMTEAWQAAGASDIWSLRRTAHIIGTCRMGTDANQSVVDPHGRSHEVENLWICDNSVFPSALAANPALTIMALSLRTADAFLRGV; translated from the coding sequence ATGAACCGTCTTGGAAGCTTGCGCGCTTCGATGCAGCGATTCACGACGGCAGAGGAAGTGGATGCCGTCGTGATTGGCACAGGCGCTGGCGGCGCTCCGCTGCTGGCGAAACTGGCGAACAAGGGCTTGCGTGTCGTGGCTCTGGAGGCTGGGCCTTGGTTCGAGTCTCCTGCGGATGAGTTCGCCACGGACGAAGTGGACGCGGCGAAGATCTACTGGACGGATGAGCGACTGAGTGCCGGTGAGACTCCGCTTGTCTTTGGTGCGAACAACAGCGGCACAGGCGTTGGCGGAAGCACGCTGCACTGGGGCGCATTCGTGCCGCGCGCAAACCCTGACGACATGCGGTTGCGCAGCGATACGGGCGAAGGTGTTGACTGGCCGATTCGCTATGCGGAGCTTGAACCGTACTATCGCGAGGTCGAGGAATTCATCGGCGTCAGTGGACCGGAAAGTTATCCATGGGACGCCACGCGCCACTATCCGCTGGGGCCAATCGCCATCAACAAGCCGGGTGTGTTCATGCAGCGTGGATTTGCTGCACTGGGGCTACGCACCGCGGCTGCGCCGATCGCGGCGGTAAGCGAGCGCTATGAAAGACCGGAGTATGGCGCGCGCGAAGCCTGCGTGAATCGCGGCTTTTGTCATCAAGGCTGTCGCAACGGCGCGAAGGCCAGCATGGATGTGACGTACCTTCCGTGGGCGGTGGAGCGTGGCGCTGAGATTCGCGAACGTTGCTTTGTGCATGGTTTTGAACGCGATGATGCGGGCCGCATCACGGCGGTGCTCTATCGTGACCTGCGCAGTGGACAGGCGATCGAGACTCGGCAGCGTTGCAAAGCTGTTTTCCTGTGCGCAGGCGGAGTGGAGAGCGCGCGTCTTCTGCTTCATGCGGAGATCGCAAACGGAAGTGGAGAGGTTGGCAAGAACTTCACCGCGCATGTGGCCACGCAGGTATGGGGCACGTTCGGGGAGCGCGTGAAGATGAATATCGGCTTTCCTGCGACGGTGATTTCCGAGGACCTGCTTCGTCCGAAGGACGCGAATTTTGCGGGCGGCTACCTGGTGCAGAGCCTTGGCGTCGTGCCGGTCACGTGGGCGCAAAGCGTGGCGCGCGGTCGCGGTTTGTTTGGAGCCGCGCTCCAGAGCTATCTCGACCAGTACAACTTCGTCGCGGGCATCGGGATCAACGGAGACTGTTTGCCAAGCGCGAAGAATTATCTGGAGCTTTCGGATGAGGTTGACCACAGTGGCCTCAAGAAGCCGCGCGTGTTCTTCTCCTATGGCAAGAACGAACTCGCGATGGAGCAGCACGCGACGCGCGTGATGACGGAGGCGTGGCAGGCTGCGGGCGCTTCGGACATCTGGTCGTTGCGGCGAACGGCGCACATCATCGGAACCTGCCGCATGGGGACGGATGCAAACCAGAGCGTCGTTGATCCGCACGGGCGATCGCACGAGGTCGAGAACCTATGGATCTGCGATAACTCAGTCTTCCCGAGCGCGTTGGCAGCGAACCCTGCGCTCACCATCATGGCACTTTCGCTGCGGACGGCGGACGCGTTTCTGCGCGGTGTGTAG
- a CDS encoding beta/alpha barrel domain-containing protein, which translates to MVKIVESPRDLFQSLRRPVRLEDKARYLRALVETGFQHMDAVGFVSPRFVPQLADAEEVLEYLDPPDDVEIIGLVVDADGAKQAVKTRAVSTLGFSYSISPTFLDRSQRQTPEDALEQLEQIGEIAYKAGLDMVAYVAMAFGNPYRDAWDVDEVVSAVDLLMDAGVEQVTLADTAGVADANLVGAVMSLALDVHDNVEIGVRLRGGRSEMAGKVKAAYAAGCRRFDSCVAGRGALELVGDAAAPMLPTEVLIAALREAGAELPRLRPLDGLVTATADLAKRFG; encoded by the coding sequence ATGGTCAAGATTGTTGAAAGCCCGAGAGATTTGTTCCAGAGCCTCCGCCGACCGGTGCGGCTCGAAGATAAGGCGCGCTATCTGCGTGCGTTGGTGGAGACCGGATTTCAGCACATGGATGCCGTGGGCTTCGTGAGCCCTCGCTTTGTGCCGCAGCTTGCGGACGCTGAAGAGGTATTGGAGTATCTCGATCCGCCGGACGATGTGGAGATCATCGGCCTGGTCGTCGATGCGGATGGCGCGAAGCAGGCGGTGAAGACGCGCGCGGTGTCGACGCTCGGGTTCTCGTACTCGATCTCGCCGACTTTCCTCGATCGCAGCCAGCGACAGACGCCTGAAGACGCGCTCGAACAGCTTGAGCAGATTGGTGAGATCGCCTACAAGGCTGGCCTCGACATGGTCGCGTATGTGGCGATGGCGTTTGGCAATCCGTATCGCGACGCGTGGGATGTGGACGAGGTGGTGAGCGCGGTGGACCTGCTGATGGACGCGGGCGTGGAGCAGGTGACGTTGGCCGACACGGCTGGTGTTGCCGACGCGAATCTCGTCGGCGCGGTGATGTCGCTCGCGCTGGACGTGCATGACAACGTGGAGATCGGCGTGCGTCTGCGCGGTGGACGCAGTGAGATGGCGGGCAAGGTGAAGGCTGCTTACGCTGCTGGTTGCCGCCGCTTCGATAGCTGTGTCGCTGGTCGCGGGGCGCTCGAGCTTGTCGGCGATGCAGCTGCTCCGATGCTGCCGACGGAGGTGTTGATCGCCGCGCTGCGAGAAGCGGGGGCGGAGCTTCCGCGTCTGCGTCCGCTCGATGGGTTGGTAACGGCGACGGCTGATCTGGCGAAGCGTTTTGGCTGA
- the uppS gene encoding polyprenyl diphosphate synthase, giving the protein MAQQQTSRIYERSNRAHELTPDERRIYDALDQSRMPQHVAIIMDGNGRWAGKRALKRFLGHQQGAESVQYVVETASRIDVPWITLYAFSIENNLRRPETEVGFLMKLLKSFLVANVDRMNANNIRMAYIGRTHELSDDVQETMRWAEEQTARNTGTTLTLALNYGSRAEIVDSARSVVAKMFAEAHQRGISIEDMLAAEGGDVEAIAARIDENTMAQNLYTAHMPDPDLVIRTSGEQRISNFLLWQLAYSEIFVTDRLWPDFRGQHLLEAIQSYQQRERRFGGLGETTDENLSDVLPSEAELAR; this is encoded by the coding sequence TTGGCCCAGCAACAAACATCCCGCATCTACGAGCGCTCCAACCGCGCGCATGAACTGACGCCTGACGAGCGCCGCATCTACGATGCGCTCGACCAGAGCCGCATGCCGCAGCACGTCGCCATCATCATGGACGGCAACGGCCGCTGGGCCGGCAAGCGGGCGCTGAAGCGCTTTCTCGGCCATCAGCAGGGCGCTGAAAGCGTGCAGTACGTCGTCGAAACCGCCTCGCGCATCGACGTGCCGTGGATCACGCTCTATGCCTTCTCCATCGAAAATAATTTGCGCCGCCCCGAGACCGAAGTCGGCTTCCTGATGAAGCTGCTCAAGAGCTTCCTTGTGGCGAACGTCGATCGCATGAACGCGAACAACATCCGCATGGCTTACATCGGTCGCACACACGAGCTGAGCGACGACGTGCAGGAGACCATGCGCTGGGCCGAGGAGCAGACCGCCAGGAACACCGGCACCACGCTCACCCTCGCGCTCAACTACGGCTCGCGCGCCGAAATCGTCGACTCCGCTCGCAGTGTCGTCGCAAAGATGTTCGCCGAAGCGCACCAGCGCGGCATCTCCATCGAAGACATGCTCGCCGCGGAAGGCGGTGATGTTGAAGCGATCGCCGCACGCATCGACGAAAACACGATGGCGCAGAACCTCTATACCGCGCACATGCCCGACCCCGATCTGGTCATTCGTACCTCGGGCGAGCAGCGTATCTCGAACTTCCTGCTGTGGCAGCTTGCTTACTCGGAGATCTTCGTCACCGATCGCCTATGGCCGGACTTCCGTGGCCAGCATCTGCTCGAAGCCATCCAGTCCTACCAGCAGCGTGAACGCCGTTTCGGCGGTCTGGGCGAGACCACCGACGAGAACCTCAGCGACGTGCTGCCAAGCGAAGCCGAACTCGCACGCTAA
- a CDS encoding Gfo/Idh/MocA family protein has translation MSLFTSLFARHSNRDDGRFGYAVLGTGHGAEKMCEALRHSETARVAAIVSSSREKAARFGRRYGVTQAFTYDEISSLGSIRNIDAVYLALPVSLHRRFTEEAAAAGKHVLCEKPMAATVADAQAMIAACSAANRLLMLSYRLDYDPMHREAERLIKGGALGIIQHVRANFGIVAKDGWRMNTETAGGGSLFDVGVYPVHALHEIFGETKLTAAHILQNANDLELDTRWQGTLESGATFTCHSSYIERDADILAVRGSSGMLTLRNAFGYKRTQLEAELRRRGSEDISLADDSKAPTLFQLEAEHLAACVREGETLRSPGESGLRDLRTLKQIELHATRTVR, from the coding sequence ATGTCCCTCTTCACTTCGCTCTTTGCACGCCACAGCAACCGTGATGACGGTCGCTTTGGGTATGCCGTGCTCGGCACCGGCCACGGCGCAGAAAAAATGTGCGAAGCGCTGCGCCACTCGGAGACGGCGCGCGTTGCTGCGATCGTCTCCAGCAGCCGCGAAAAGGCTGCACGCTTCGGTCGCCGCTATGGCGTCACGCAGGCGTTCACCTACGACGAAATCTCCTCGCTCGGATCCATCCGCAACATCGACGCGGTGTACCTCGCTCTGCCCGTATCGTTGCATCGCCGCTTCACCGAAGAAGCGGCCGCCGCGGGTAAGCACGTGCTCTGCGAAAAGCCGATGGCCGCCACTGTCGCCGACGCACAAGCAATGATCGCTGCGTGCAGCGCCGCCAATCGCCTGCTGATGCTCAGCTACCGCCTCGACTATGATCCCATGCACCGCGAGGCCGAGCGCCTCATCAAAGGCGGCGCACTCGGCATCATTCAGCATGTGCGCGCGAACTTCGGTATCGTCGCCAAAGACGGCTGGCGCATGAACACCGAGACCGCAGGCGGTGGTTCGCTCTTCGACGTTGGCGTCTACCCCGTTCACGCCCTGCATGAGATCTTCGGCGAAACCAAGCTCACCGCCGCACACATCCTGCAGAACGCCAACGATCTCGAACTCGACACACGCTGGCAAGGCACGCTCGAGAGCGGCGCCACCTTCACCTGCCACTCGTCCTACATCGAACGCGATGCCGACATCCTCGCCGTCCGCGGCTCTAGCGGCATGCTCACACTGCGCAACGCCTTCGGCTACAAGCGCACACAGCTCGAAGCCGAACTACGCCGTCGTGGGAGCGAAGACATTTCCCTCGCCGACGACAGCAAAGCGCCCACACTCTTCCAGCTTGAGGCCGAGCATCTTGCCGCCTGCGTCCGCGAAGGCGAAACCCTCCGCAGCCCCGGCGAATCAGGCCTTCGCGACCTGCGCACGCTCAAGCAGATCGAACTCCACGCTACCCGCACGGTGCGTTAG
- a CDS encoding helix-turn-helix domain-containing protein yields MAISMTPVAVATAAHEVAADREVLKCDHCKLVQFRTASDICRRCKKSLLPELPKTQSTISLVPAPVEEEAEGTIQVATAVRDLRRVRNLSQRQLAARMNVPRTYISKIENGKAMPTLSSLDRLAKALQVDISALLRDAPTRHKDEAAMLTSDPFLAEIAKYAAHLNSTQKSIFLNHVRELAQGRSRKLA; encoded by the coding sequence ATGGCAATCTCGATGACGCCCGTCGCCGTCGCAACCGCAGCACACGAGGTCGCGGCTGATCGCGAAGTCCTCAAGTGCGATCATTGCAAGCTGGTCCAGTTCCGGACCGCAAGCGATATCTGCCGCCGCTGCAAGAAGTCCTTGCTGCCGGAGCTTCCCAAGACCCAGTCCACCATTTCGCTCGTCCCGGCGCCTGTCGAGGAAGAAGCCGAAGGTACGATCCAGGTCGCAACGGCTGTCCGTGATCTGCGCCGCGTGCGCAACCTCTCGCAGCGCCAGCTTGCGGCTCGCATGAACGTGCCCCGCACCTACATTTCCAAGATCGAAAACGGCAAGGCGATGCCGACGCTGTCTTCGCTGGACCGCCTCGCAAAGGCCCTGCAGGTGGACATTTCTGCCCTGCTCCGTGATGCGCCGACGCGCCACAAGGACGAGGCCGCCATGCTGACCTCGGACCCGTTCCTGGCCGAGATCGCCAAGTACGCCGCGCACCTGAACTCGACGCAGAAGTCGATCTTCCTCAACCATGTGCGTGAACTCGCACAGGGCCGCAGCCGCAAGTTGGCCTAA
- a CDS encoding acyl-CoA thioesterase codes for MEALLERGFSETRLRVRYAETDQMGVVYHANYLVWMEVGRVEFVRETGLDYAAMEREDNALIAVVNVNVRYKSPARYDDEILVRTKLAEARGSIIRFTYSVVRESDGAELATGETVHVVVDREMKRTRIPARFAERFEKLLPAKDEA; via the coding sequence ATGGAAGCTTTGCTCGAACGTGGATTCTCCGAGACTCGGCTGCGCGTGCGCTATGCCGAAACCGACCAGATGGGCGTGGTGTATCACGCGAATTATCTGGTCTGGATGGAGGTGGGCCGCGTCGAGTTCGTGCGTGAGACGGGCTTGGATTACGCGGCGATGGAGCGTGAGGACAACGCACTGATCGCCGTGGTGAACGTCAACGTGCGCTATAAGTCGCCTGCTCGTTATGACGATGAGATTCTGGTGCGGACCAAGCTTGCTGAGGCGCGTGGATCGATCATTCGTTTCACGTACTCCGTGGTGCGCGAGAGCGATGGCGCAGAGCTTGCGACAGGCGAGACGGTGCACGTGGTCGTCGATCGCGAGATGAAGCGGACGCGGATTCCGGCGCGTTTTGCGGAGCGATTTGAGAAGCTGTTGCCTGCAAAGGATGAGGCATAG
- a CDS encoding glycosyltransferase family 2 protein: MPLLSVAIITLNEEENLGRTLASVAWADEIIVVDSGSTDRTVEIARSYGAQVIERCWPGFAAQKNFAIGQCSGTWVLSLDADEELSPELQHQVRMLLPTNPPVDAYYLKRRNLFLGRWIKRGGFYPDRKLRLFRRTAASFEATPQFEDRPVHEVIQFEGAIDTLDYDLVHHAYPTLSHYIEHMDRYSNMGAEIATSRGRELSKSYFRFFLGAFLVPHLKFLWTYFILLGFLDGREGLLLHLYHATYTSWKFTKTWERSRRIPSNPQRQAPNADVNAAAA, translated from the coding sequence ATGCCCTTGCTTTCGGTTGCCATCATCACGCTCAACGAAGAAGAAAACCTCGGCCGCACGCTCGCCAGCGTCGCGTGGGCCGACGAGATCATCGTTGTCGACTCAGGCTCGACCGACCGCACCGTGGAGATCGCGCGCAGCTACGGCGCGCAGGTGATTGAGCGCTGCTGGCCGGGCTTCGCCGCGCAGAAGAACTTCGCCATCGGCCAATGCAGCGGCACGTGGGTGCTTTCGCTCGACGCCGACGAAGAACTTTCGCCCGAGCTGCAGCACCAGGTCCGCATGCTGCTGCCGACTAACCCGCCCGTTGACGCTTACTATCTGAAGCGCCGCAATCTCTTCCTCGGTCGCTGGATCAAGCGCGGAGGATTCTACCCCGATCGCAAGCTGCGTCTCTTCCGCCGCACCGCTGCAAGCTTTGAAGCCACGCCGCAGTTCGAGGACCGGCCCGTTCACGAGGTCATCCAGTTCGAAGGCGCCATCGACACGCTGGATTACGATCTCGTGCACCACGCGTACCCCACGCTCTCTCACTACATCGAGCACATGGACCGCTACTCGAACATGGGCGCTGAAATTGCCACCAGCCGAGGACGCGAACTCAGCAAATCGTACTTCCGCTTCTTCCTCGGCGCGTTCCTCGTGCCGCACCTGAAGTTCCTCTGGACGTACTTCATCCTGCTCGGCTTCCTCGACGGCCGCGAGGGTCTGCTGCTGCACCTGTATCACGCCACCTACACGAGCTGGAAGTTCACCAAGACCTGGGAACGCAGCCGCCGCATCCCCAGCAATCCGCAACGTCAGGCTCCCAACGCCGACGTCAACGCCGCCGCTGCCTGA
- a CDS encoding nicotinamidase encodes MPQKSLELRPTDALLVIDMQHDFLPGGALGVDGGDSIIAPIEQLAQQFEHVILTADWHPAGHISFASTHGKQPFVDIHEAPYGKQHLWPDHCLQCTRGAEIAVNIPHAELILRKGFRREIDSYSAFLENDKTTPTGLAGYLRERGLTRIFLCGLAYDYCVGNSALDAAKLGFEAVVLEDLTRAVAPSTAQTMQMLFDAANITQRNLSEN; translated from the coding sequence ATGCCTCAGAAGTCGCTCGAACTCCGCCCTACCGACGCGCTCCTCGTCATCGACATGCAGCATGACTTCCTTCCCGGAGGCGCGCTCGGCGTCGACGGTGGCGATAGCATCATCGCACCGATTGAGCAGCTTGCGCAGCAATTTGAGCACGTCATCCTCACCGCGGACTGGCACCCCGCCGGGCACATCTCGTTTGCCTCCACGCACGGCAAGCAGCCGTTCGTGGACATCCACGAGGCTCCCTACGGCAAGCAGCATCTGTGGCCCGATCACTGCCTCCAGTGCACGCGCGGCGCGGAGATCGCCGTCAACATCCCGCACGCAGAGCTGATCCTCCGCAAAGGCTTTCGCCGCGAGATCGACAGCTACTCCGCCTTCCTCGAGAACGACAAGACCACGCCGACGGGGCTCGCGGGCTACCTGCGCGAACGCGGCCTCACTCGCATCTTCCTTTGCGGACTTGCGTATGACTATTGCGTCGGCAATTCAGCACTCGACGCGGCCAAGCTCGGCTTTGAAGCGGTCGTGCTCGAAGACCTTACGCGGGCCGTTGCACCTTCCACAGCCCAGACGATGCAGATGCTCTTCGACGCCGCGAACATCACGCAGCGCAACCTGAGCGAAAATTAG
- a CDS encoding glycosyltransferase family 2 protein, with product MLANGTRISVAMIARNEEKNLPRTLAALQGWVDEIIVVDSGSKDRTPEIVREHGAQHHWNLDFKGHPEQKNIAIAKCTGDWILLLDADEVVTSELAAEIQRELGAQPQFEAYYIPRLNIFMTTWMRHGGLYPDAKLRLFRRGSAVVDESIGPHGTPQYGGNKGLLKSDLQHYGYPDFANYLDHMNEYSSDAVPAMLRKGVKPGAMLVQSWVNPVFSFVKNYIFRGGFLDGYDALIFHVNHAVYVHWKYVKAWDALRRQQ from the coding sequence ATGCTCGCAAACGGCACACGCATTTCTGTCGCGATGATTGCGCGCAACGAGGAGAAGAACCTCCCACGCACGCTGGCGGCGCTGCAGGGATGGGTTGACGAGATCATCGTGGTGGACTCGGGGTCAAAGGACCGGACGCCGGAGATCGTGCGCGAGCATGGTGCGCAGCACCACTGGAACCTCGACTTCAAGGGGCATCCGGAGCAGAAGAATATTGCCATCGCGAAGTGCACAGGGGACTGGATTCTGCTGCTCGACGCGGATGAAGTCGTGACGTCGGAGTTGGCTGCAGAAATTCAACGAGAGCTGGGCGCGCAGCCGCAGTTCGAGGCGTATTACATTCCGCGGCTGAACATCTTCATGACGACGTGGATGCGTCATGGTGGCCTGTATCCGGATGCAAAGCTGCGTTTGTTTCGTCGTGGCTCGGCGGTGGTGGACGAGTCGATTGGTCCCCACGGTACGCCGCAGTATGGCGGCAACAAGGGATTGCTGAAGAGTGATCTGCAGCATTACGGCTACCCTGACTTTGCGAACTATCTGGACCACATGAACGAGTACAGCTCAGATGCTGTGCCGGCGATGTTGCGCAAAGGCGTGAAGCCAGGCGCGATGCTCGTGCAGTCGTGGGTGAATCCTGTCTTCAGCTTCGTGAAGAATTACATCTTCCGTGGCGGCTTTCTGGATGGTTACGACGCGCTGATCTTTCACGTGAACCATGCGGTGTATGTGCACTGGAAGTATGTGAAGGCGTGGGATGCGCTGCGTCGGCAGCAGTGA
- the cyaY gene encoding iron donor protein CyaY, whose protein sequence is MIDESTFRNESDRALETLKQALIRAEESGDFEVEEKNGVLNILFEDDDSARFVFSPNTPVRQIWISALSTSFKLEWNEASTAFTLPRTGEDLRTLTERLLREQLDDDSIQLK, encoded by the coding sequence ATGATCGACGAATCGACCTTCCGCAACGAATCCGACCGCGCACTCGAAACCCTGAAGCAGGCGCTCATCCGCGCTGAAGAAAGCGGCGACTTCGAAGTGGAAGAGAAGAACGGCGTGCTCAACATCCTCTTCGAGGACGACGACTCCGCACGCTTTGTCTTCAGCCCCAATACGCCCGTGCGCCAGATCTGGATCTCGGCCCTCTCCACCAGCTTCAAGCTCGAGTGGAATGAAGCATCTACAGCGTTCACGCTGCCTCGCACAGGCGAAGACCTTCGCACGCTCACCGAGCGTCTGCTGCGCGAGCAACTTGACGATGACAGCATTCAGCTGAAATAA
- a CDS encoding PAAR domain-containing protein, which yields MPPAARITDMHTCPMETPLSPPIPHIGGPIVGPGEPTVLIGGLLAAVVGDMAICVGPPDVIVKGSSTVMIGGRPAARMGDTTAHGGAIASGLPTVLIGD from the coding sequence ATGCCCCCAGCCGCTCGTATCACCGACATGCACACCTGCCCGATGGAGACGCCACTCTCTCCGCCGATTCCGCACATTGGCGGCCCGATCGTGGGTCCGGGCGAACCTACTGTGCTCATCGGCGGTCTGCTCGCTGCCGTCGTGGGAGATATGGCGATCTGCGTCGGCCCTCCCGACGTCATTGTGAAAGGCTCCAGCACCGTTATGATCGGCGGCAGACCTGCGGCTCGCATGGGCGACACGACGGCACATGGTGGAGCGATCGCCAGCGGCCTACCGACCGTGCTCATCGGCGACTAG